From Cecembia calidifontis, one genomic window encodes:
- a CDS encoding class I SAM-dependent methyltransferase, which produces MKETILSLCPSHWEDYELIDTGGFEKLERFGPYILSRPEPQAIWDKSMHEEEWRKISHAHFAKEKNNPEKGQWKELKKIPHNWQVGYRNPDGLKMRLNLAMTSFKHIGLFPEQAVNWDYISDTLKNFPVKNPKVLNLFAYTGAASVAARACGADVTHLDAVKQVVTWSKHNMEASGLDGIRWIVDDAMKFIRREVRRGNIYHGIILDPPAYGRGPDGEKWILEEQINEMLKLCAQLLDPNHHFLILNMYSLSFSSMIAANLIQSNFGDVDNAEHGELYLKDNYGKNLPLGIFFRFRKV; this is translated from the coding sequence ATGAAGGAAACCATCTTATCACTTTGTCCCTCACATTGGGAAGACTATGAACTGATCGATACAGGAGGCTTTGAAAAACTGGAAAGATTTGGCCCATATATCCTAAGCCGTCCTGAACCACAGGCCATTTGGGACAAGTCCATGCATGAAGAAGAATGGAGAAAAATTTCCCATGCCCATTTTGCCAAGGAAAAAAACAATCCTGAAAAAGGACAGTGGAAGGAACTGAAGAAAATCCCTCACAATTGGCAGGTAGGCTACAGGAATCCTGATGGTCTCAAAATGAGACTAAACTTAGCCATGACTTCTTTTAAACATATAGGATTGTTCCCCGAGCAGGCAGTCAACTGGGATTATATCTCAGATACCCTGAAAAATTTCCCGGTCAAAAACCCGAAAGTGCTGAATCTCTTTGCCTATACTGGTGCTGCATCGGTAGCGGCACGTGCCTGCGGAGCAGATGTTACCCATTTGGATGCCGTCAAGCAGGTAGTGACCTGGTCCAAACACAATATGGAAGCCTCTGGCTTGGATGGTATCCGTTGGATTGTGGATGACGCGATGAAGTTTATACGCAGGGAAGTGAGAAGGGGCAATATCTATCACGGGATTATTCTGGACCCTCCGGCTTATGGCCGGGGACCCGATGGAGAGAAATGGATCCTTGAAGAACAGATCAATGAAATGCTCAAGCTATGCGCACAGCTATTGGACCCAAACCATCACTTTCTGATCCTGAACATGTATTCATTGAGTTTCAGCTCCATGATTGCGGCCAACCTGATCCAATCGAACTTCGGGGATGTTGATAATGCAGAGCACGGAGAACTCTACCTAAAGGATAATTATGGCAAGAATTTACCATTGGGTATCTTCTTCCGGTTTAGGAAGGTGTAG
- a CDS encoding aspartate aminotransferase family protein gives MNNRQLFLSHLAQTTDFPLMIEIEKAEGVFMYGPDGKKYLDLISGIGVSNVGHRHPKVLTAIQEQLDKYLHLMVYGEYVQSPQVNLAKALCDTLPPDLDNVYLVNSGSEAVEGALKLAKRFSNRREIISCVNAYHGSSHGSLSVGGNEIFKRAYRPLLPGIRNIVYGAFHHLDQITEDTAAVIIETIQGEAGIRVACKEYFQALRNRCFETGTLLILDEIQAGFGRTGKFWAFEHFDIEPDILVCAKGMGGGMPIGAFIANKEVMGVFKNNPLLGHITTFGGHPVSAAASLATIQVIQEENLLEQVEEKAALFKKLLVHPMIKAIRNKGLMMAVEFESFEVLKPIIDRAIDKGVITDWFLFCDDSMRIAPPLIISHTEIEEACRMILEAIEGVQ, from the coding sequence ATGAATAACCGCCAACTCTTTCTTTCCCATCTGGCCCAAACCACGGATTTCCCCTTGATGATCGAAATTGAAAAAGCAGAGGGGGTATTTATGTATGGTCCCGATGGTAAAAAATATTTGGACCTTATTTCCGGAATTGGTGTCAGCAATGTGGGGCATAGACACCCCAAAGTATTGACTGCTATTCAGGAGCAGTTGGACAAATACCTGCACCTGATGGTTTACGGAGAATATGTACAAAGTCCTCAGGTAAATTTGGCCAAGGCCTTATGTGACACTTTACCTCCAGATTTGGACAATGTCTATCTGGTCAATTCAGGCTCGGAAGCTGTGGAAGGAGCCCTGAAACTGGCGAAACGTTTTTCCAACCGTAGGGAAATCATTTCCTGTGTCAATGCCTATCATGGTTCATCCCACGGTTCACTTTCGGTCGGTGGCAATGAAATTTTTAAAAGAGCATATAGGCCCTTATTACCTGGGATCCGAAATATTGTCTATGGAGCCTTCCATCATTTGGATCAGATCACCGAAGACACTGCAGCGGTCATTATAGAAACCATCCAAGGGGAAGCTGGAATCAGAGTAGCCTGTAAAGAATACTTTCAGGCTTTACGCAACCGCTGTTTTGAAACCGGCACCTTATTGATTTTGGATGAAATTCAGGCCGGATTCGGAAGAACAGGAAAATTCTGGGCTTTTGAGCATTTTGATATAGAGCCCGATATCCTTGTCTGTGCCAAGGGTATGGGAGGCGGTATGCCCATAGGGGCATTTATTGCCAACAAAGAAGTCATGGGTGTATTCAAAAACAATCCTTTGCTGGGCCATATCACCACCTTTGGAGGACATCCTGTTTCTGCTGCCGCATCCTTGGCCACCATTCAGGTGATTCAGGAAGAAAACCTCCTGGAGCAGGTGGAAGAAAAAGCAGCTTTGTTCAAAAAACTGCTCGTCCATCCCATGATTAAGGCGATACGAAATAAAGGCCTGATGATGGCAGTGGAATTTGAATCCTTTGAAGTGTTGAAGCCTATCATCGACCGGGCCATAGATAAAGGCGTGATTACGGATTGGTTCCTGTTCTGTGATGACTCCATGCGCATCGCCCCTCCCTTGATCATCAGCCATACAGAAATCGAAGAAGCCTGCAGGATGATTCTTGAAGCGATTGAGGGGGTTCAGTGA
- a CDS encoding penicillin acylase family protein, with protein MKKLLLVLIILFFVAIAGYQIVKYQHSPTYNGTIELAGLEAEAEVYFDDYGVPHIYASNEKDAYMALGYIHAQDRLFQMEMMRRVGTGTLAEMLGEDVLEVDKFFRTLGIPKHAAWSTETWEAEGQTPWKAATEAYIQGVNHFIQNGKLPIEYTLLGHKPREFTINDIHGIVGYMSFTFAMAMKTDPLVTKMARTLSPDYLKILSVHTLPEHHVIPNHYPKRDPETQEILVANSIHALLEKLPVPLLEGSNSWVIAPSRTASGEVLFLNDTHIGFAQPSVWYEAHLEYPGFSYYGNHLAGMPFGLVGHTRHHSIGLTMFENDDQDFFEEQLNPNNPNETMYGEEFRPLTKRTESIPVKGKDPVAFEIVESIHGPIMNEVLPDIGKLTANPVASWWVYVLEPSKALEATWKMARAKNIQEVEDAIRLIHAPGLNVMYGDKAGNIAWWATAKLPIRPDHVNSKIFLDGSNPAEEPIGWIPFEENPMSINPPSGFVASANNQPDTLSNGIFYPGYYYPGDRWDRIAKTVTARNDWTQESIKKLQLEAINENHPINARSMMAVVDPGLFRNYEPVRAALENWDGSHDLRALAPTLYYKWLYHTLHGMMVDELGEEDFQNFIKTFLYIRSIPRLIRTADSPWWDNVNTPEKETKKDIVEKALKQSLEELQNQLGRDSQKWEWQKTVVLEHPHPLGAKKPLDKIFNVQAPPVTANEESVNKLPFTLNPDGVYKVNSGPAMRIIIDFANVETAESVLPTGQSGNLFSPWYADQAEMYAKGQYRLMLMNESMIKNGAKGKVVFRKSE; from the coding sequence ATGAAAAAATTACTCCTTGTCTTAATCATCCTCTTTTTTGTGGCCATCGCCGGCTATCAGATTGTCAAATACCAACACAGCCCAACATACAACGGAACGATCGAATTGGCCGGTCTGGAAGCTGAGGCAGAAGTTTATTTTGATGATTATGGAGTTCCACACATCTACGCTTCCAATGAAAAGGATGCCTACATGGCCCTGGGCTATATCCATGCTCAAGACCGCCTTTTCCAAATGGAGATGATGCGCAGGGTCGGCACAGGCACTTTGGCAGAAATGCTGGGAGAAGATGTATTGGAGGTGGATAAATTTTTCCGCACCCTTGGCATCCCCAAACATGCCGCCTGGAGTACAGAAACATGGGAGGCAGAAGGACAGACTCCTTGGAAAGCCGCTACAGAAGCTTACATCCAAGGGGTCAATCATTTCATCCAAAATGGTAAGCTTCCTATTGAATATACCTTATTGGGTCATAAACCAAGGGAATTCACCATCAATGATATCCATGGTATAGTGGGGTATATGTCCTTCACCTTTGCCATGGCCATGAAAACCGACCCTTTGGTAACCAAAATGGCCAGAACCCTCAGCCCAGATTACCTGAAAATCCTTTCTGTACATACCCTGCCGGAACATCATGTAATTCCAAACCATTATCCGAAAAGGGATCCGGAAACCCAAGAAATCCTGGTAGCCAACAGTATCCACGCATTGCTGGAAAAATTGCCGGTTCCCCTATTGGAAGGCAGCAATTCCTGGGTGATTGCTCCCTCAAGAACGGCTTCCGGGGAAGTGCTTTTCCTCAATGACACGCACATTGGCTTTGCCCAGCCTTCTGTATGGTATGAAGCACACCTGGAATATCCTGGTTTTTCCTATTATGGCAATCATCTGGCCGGTATGCCATTTGGTTTGGTGGGCCACACCCGACATCACAGCATCGGACTGACCATGTTTGAAAATGATGACCAGGATTTTTTTGAGGAACAACTCAATCCCAACAATCCTAATGAAACCATGTATGGTGAGGAATTCCGTCCTTTGACCAAAAGAACAGAATCCATTCCTGTCAAAGGAAAGGATCCTGTTGCCTTTGAAATCGTGGAATCCATTCATGGACCTATTATGAATGAAGTACTTCCCGACATTGGCAAACTTACTGCCAATCCTGTAGCCTCCTGGTGGGTTTATGTTTTGGAACCATCGAAGGCTTTGGAGGCAACCTGGAAAATGGCAAGGGCAAAAAACATCCAGGAAGTAGAAGATGCCATAAGGTTGATCCACGCCCCTGGATTGAATGTGATGTATGGAGACAAAGCCGGCAATATAGCCTGGTGGGCTACGGCCAAACTTCCAATCCGTCCCGATCATGTGAACAGCAAAATTTTCCTGGATGGTAGCAATCCTGCAGAAGAACCCATAGGCTGGATTCCTTTTGAAGAAAACCCCATGAGTATCAACCCGCCTTCAGGTTTTGTTGCTTCTGCCAATAACCAGCCCGATACTTTGAGCAATGGTATTTTCTACCCGGGCTACTACTATCCGGGAGACCGCTGGGACCGCATCGCCAAAACCGTGACCGCAAGAAATGACTGGACACAGGAAAGCATAAAAAAACTGCAACTCGAAGCTATCAATGAAAACCATCCCATCAATGCCCGAAGCATGATGGCTGTGGTGGATCCCGGCCTGTTCAGAAATTACGAGCCTGTCCGTGCAGCCCTGGAAAACTGGGACGGTAGCCATGACCTGCGAGCCCTTGCTCCTACCCTATATTACAAATGGCTTTATCATACCCTACATGGTATGATGGTCGATGAGCTGGGGGAAGAGGACTTCCAGAATTTCATCAAGACATTCCTATATATCCGAAGCATACCCAGATTGATCCGGACTGCTGATTCTCCCTGGTGGGACAATGTAAATACCCCTGAAAAAGAGACAAAAAAAGACATTGTGGAAAAAGCTCTGAAGCAGTCTTTGGAAGAACTTCAGAATCAATTGGGAAGGGACAGTCAAAAATGGGAGTGGCAGAAAACAGTGGTGCTGGAACACCCGCACCCCTTAGGGGCCAAGAAGCCTTTGGACAAAATCTTCAATGTACAGGCCCCTCCCGTTACAGCCAATGAAGAATCCGTCAACAAATTGCCATTTACCTTAAATCCCGATGGCGTTTACAAAGTGAATTCCGGTCCGGCAATGCGAATTATCATTGACTTTGCCAATGTGGAAACCGCCGAATCTGTCCTTCCAACCGGTCAGAGCGGCAACCTCTTCAGCCCTTGGTATGCCGACCAAGCAGAAATGTACGCCAAAGGCCAATACCGCCTCATGCTGATGAACGAATCCATGATCAAAAATGGAGCGAAGGGGAAGGTGGTTTTCAGGAAAAGTGAGTAG